One Methylobacterium sp. 77 DNA window includes the following coding sequences:
- a CDS encoding helicase-related protein, with translation MARKRVQSTADLLMEAVARIGLPPRSIDIEALRIELELPEFGGFVEDSRVGKALRRMKAQSAFARTGAEAVARNVPGLKVTIAANDTVIWRVRVVLPLLDGGRMDVRVDVPLEGIAAEIVSGMAERNDPTWRIETLRMAAAETTAQTARVLRPSLERLRDAITADLREVGADAVTYIDHMDRSLRSRVFHAGPNLGHSMSDTLTPVRKRAKVVAREDSRLRRLRDQVGFGAYIEKFGAARRLGRRIVFHMGPTNSGKTYAALQVLAAAPTGTYLAPLRLLALENYEGLAERGLKAGMVTGEEVLGEDRPTHTSRTIETADLMRPVDVAVIDEIQMLSDPDRGWAWTNALFGIPAKTVVVCGSDDALAAVRRAAEAANESLEVVTFVRKTPLVLLDEPIPLEKVEPGDAVVAFSRRAVHENREILVAAGHSVATIYGALSPEVRRAEAARFRTGEATVLVTTDAIGMGLNLGPLKRIVFSATRKWDGVGERALTNSEIRQIAGRAGRFGHQDVGYVAATDASGIEPIRAALAGAPTAPAADTRFFVRPDLIAIRSVAEEMRTESLREVMTHFARATFYAGSPFQPSALDEILDVAKIVDRARLPIEEKFAFSVCPVNRRDEIAIAMLERWAQARASRTTVPALRANLGGELDYQERTVRLASAYLWLSRRFPETFDDDEQIRVMRGRANAVIEQHLRETATRKAERRRARPGVR, from the coding sequence ATGGCGCGAAAGCGCGTTCAGTCCACCGCCGATCTTCTGATGGAAGCCGTCGCCCGGATCGGTCTTCCGCCGAGATCGATCGATATCGAAGCGTTGCGGATCGAGCTCGAACTCCCGGAATTCGGCGGCTTCGTCGAAGATTCCCGCGTCGGCAAGGCGCTCCGGCGGATGAAGGCACAGAGCGCGTTCGCCCGGACGGGGGCGGAAGCGGTTGCCAGAAACGTTCCCGGCCTGAAAGTCACGATCGCCGCGAACGATACCGTAATCTGGCGTGTCCGCGTGGTGCTGCCGCTGCTCGATGGCGGTCGCATGGATGTTCGGGTCGACGTGCCCTTGGAGGGCATCGCCGCCGAGATCGTCTCCGGCATGGCGGAACGCAACGACCCGACCTGGCGCATCGAGACGTTGCGAATGGCGGCGGCCGAGACCACCGCCCAGACGGCACGGGTCCTACGCCCCTCCCTCGAGCGGCTGCGGGACGCGATCACGGCGGATCTGCGCGAGGTCGGAGCGGACGCCGTCACCTATATCGACCATATGGACCGCTCGCTCCGCTCGCGGGTGTTCCATGCCGGGCCCAATCTCGGCCATTCGATGAGCGATACCCTGACCCCGGTGCGCAAGCGCGCCAAGGTTGTGGCGCGGGAGGATTCGCGTCTGCGCCGGCTGCGCGATCAGGTCGGGTTCGGCGCCTATATCGAGAAGTTCGGCGCGGCTCGGCGGCTCGGCCGCCGCATCGTCTTCCATATGGGCCCGACGAATTCCGGCAAGACCTACGCGGCGCTGCAAGTATTGGCGGCGGCCCCGACGGGCACCTATCTCGCACCCCTACGGCTTCTCGCCCTCGAGAATTACGAGGGGCTGGCCGAGCGCGGTCTCAAGGCCGGCATGGTCACCGGCGAAGAGGTGCTCGGCGAGGACAGGCCGACCCACACCTCGCGGACGATCGAGACCGCCGACCTGATGCGGCCCGTCGACGTGGCCGTGATCGACGAAATTCAGATGCTGTCCGATCCCGACCGGGGCTGGGCCTGGACCAATGCTCTGTTCGGCATTCCGGCGAAGACCGTCGTGGTCTGCGGCTCGGACGATGCGCTCGCCGCCGTGCGCCGCGCGGCCGAAGCGGCCAACGAGTCGCTGGAGGTGGTCACCTTCGTCCGCAAGACGCCCCTCGTCCTCCTCGACGAGCCGATCCCCCTCGAGAAGGTGGAGCCGGGCGATGCGGTCGTCGCGTTCTCGCGACGCGCCGTCCATGAGAACCGCGAGATCCTAGTCGCCGCCGGGCATAGCGTGGCGACGATCTACGGCGCCCTGTCTCCGGAAGTGAGACGCGCGGAGGCCGCGCGGTTCCGCACCGGGGAGGCCACCGTCTTGGTGACGACCGACGCGATCGGCATGGGCCTGAATCTCGGACCGCTGAAGCGCATCGTCTTCTCCGCGACCCGGAAATGGGACGGCGTCGGCGAGCGCGCCCTGACCAATTCCGAAATCCGCCAGATCGCCGGACGTGCCGGCCGCTTCGGTCACCAGGATGTCGGTTACGTCGCGGCCACGGATGCCAGCGGAATCGAACCGATCCGGGCGGCACTCGCCGGCGCACCGACGGCGCCGGCCGCCGATACGCGATTCTTTGTCCGACCGGACCTGATCGCGATCCGCTCCGTCGCCGAGGAGATGCGGACGGAGAGCCTGCGCGAGGTGATGACGCATTTCGCCCGTGCCACCTTCTATGCCGGATCGCCGTTCCAGCCCTCGGCCCTCGACGAAATTCTCGACGTCGCGAAGATCGTCGATCGCGCCCGGCTGCCGATCGAAGAGAAGTTCGCCTTCTCGGTCTGCCCGGTGAACCGGCGCGACGAGATCGCCATCGCCATGCTGGAACGGTGGGCGCAGGCGCGAGCCTCGCGCACCACCGTCCCGGCCCTCCGCGCCAATCTCGGCGGGGAACTCGATTATCAGGAGCGGACGGTGCGGCTCGCGAGCGCCTATCTCTGGCTGTCGCGCCGCTTTCCCGAAACCTTCGACGATGACGAACAGATCCGTGTCATGCGCGGCCGGGCCAATGCCGTCATCGAGCAGCATCTGCGCGAGACGGCGACCCGCAAGGCCGAGCGTCGCAGAGCACGGCCGGGAGTTCGATGA